TGTGTAAGCGTCGCTTGCAACAGAAGATTTGGATGTAGTCTTCTTTGATGTCATTGGTTTTCTTATAGATTTGGATaatgagagagagatgagaggtagagatgtcccacaggacgtgccaatttgttcacacgagatttctggaaaattttgattcgtggagttgaacttgtgttgatgttgtatttatgttgatttgatgcgatgtggttcgatctctagattttggttctctgattctctctcgattGGATACTTACACTTGATTTAAGAAAGCAGAGCACAtaatgttcttgaagttggagacttagaagaaagtttgtatcttcaaatgaacttcaatcttcgagggtggacGACTTGAGTAGTTGGGAAGTCTTCTAGCTATttaggagaattctctctaaaccttctggagtaaaaaattttcaaacccacaaatgaagagaacttctATATTTATAGAGTTCCTTGGTGGGTTTTTATGGACTTGGGTCTAattggtccatggaccagacccaTGAACACAAATCACATGAATTTGGATCATATTTAActttgggctaaattaaacttattttttagctcaattgaattttagactaagtaaataatatttaatttaatcaaaataattaatttgatccaaatgTCATAATAAACACATAGGACATCaatagaattgtccaatttgtttttaaatttaatttgggacatatgttaatttttagttaatccaaatacaattattttagtaaatgacgtgtcaatttgtgattggttccaaattTTCTTATTGTGACTTGTTGTGTTTTAttgttaaaataaattttaattaattaagattaagtcaaatattaaaaacacacacatatatagtgaaaaaaaaaacgtcagCCTAACCAtcatcttaattaattaatctaaaGTATAAATTTTCAACTAAAAGCttgaaatttgaatcatatACTCTAATTGGATGCTAGAAGTTTGAAAAATCACatgattatattttattttaataattgtttaaattacttaatatttaaattatatgtAGACTTTATTTCGTTTTTTTGCTAAATGTCCTATTGTTTTTAACTTTATTTGGAGAAATATTATGGAGCTTGTgaaatcatttttcttttcttttaaagctACAATATACATAATTAGAAGAACCAATAATAATTAATCCTAACTGGAAACaacaaaaggaagaaagacatcTTTCCTAAAACCTTGAAGACCAAAAGAATCAAATCAAAGCTTTTACAGCACTGTGGAGACAATTTTATTATCCTCTCTTTGGGTATTTAGAAAAGGAAGAAACATTTACAAAACCTCTTTAGAAAAATCCACAGACAAGCAATGTTCACATGATTCAAGAGATTGATGACGTCCAAAGAGTCATACCTTTTAACTTAATTCCAATgcttttcttctcctttttctaTAATTGTTGCTGTTTTAATTTTATCACAATTTTAACTCTCCAAATTAATTTATCAAAGATttgaaaatagagagaaaaaaaaactattgttttattgtttattattattgacTAATATAATAATTTGACTTAGCCCttgaaaataactttttttCATCAAAACACCATATGTGGTTGTTAAAAAGCTATAAAAAATGTGGTAGTCGGAGAATTGGTCTTTGCTATTTTCATGTAGTATCTTACCACCAAAGTTTACACATTTATTGAAAAACTTTATATTaatctcttttttctctttagaATATTTATCCAATAAAAACTCAATCATACAAAACGTATACCAAACTCAAACTTCTAATTAACTTAAATATATTAACTCCGAATTCTATAACTCAATTCAATGTTCCAAACACCTTCAAGGTTTGCACTATCAATCTTAAAGTCAGACCATCAATTATCCAGCCTTACATTTgcaataataatgataataaaaaaaattattgtaaatgataaaataactgaaaatattagaaattttgctataatttataaatatttcagtTCATTATACTATTTTGAAAATACtcgtaataataataataagatgaattgTTACGAAGAACACACAAAAtgaaggttaattttcataaatgtaacaaaacagaaaaatatttacaatccgtgtaacaaaaataaatagctCTTGAAGCCGATAAAatatttcataaatttcagaCGATTTGttacttctttttcttattctttgcaatttattcatcttctttttcagATTTCTTCAATTCCTATTCGAGATTTCAACTCCTCttccaaattttatttcttctgtttttattcatcttcttttttttctttcttcatcttctctttctttcttccaactCCCCTTCTAAAATatcaaaatcgtttaaatattactttgatatgatctaaaggacggcttacctagtcaacacaatcgtttagcatGACCAATACGATCTAGATttgaaaccttttttttttcattgtttaaaAAGTACTACACGATTATAtgaatatgatttaaacgatcgcttaccatagtcaatacgatcgtttagatatgaaaccatttttctattgtttaaaaaaaccacacgatcgtgtagatatgatctaaacaattgtttaccatagtcaacacaatATTTTAGATTTCAAGCATTTTTCTCatcgttaaaaaaaatatacgatcgtgttgatacaacatacacgattgtgtatcatgatcgtttagaagaagaattacacacGCACGTGTGACCGATTAATCGCATGTTGATTGAGACATCTTTGATATTTCTTATTGTGGACACGtgagcttttttcgttttcaaaattgttctatatagtataaatattttgtcaatttattatatttttaaaacaataataaaaaaaaaactatttacgcaatatagcaaaaaatttaaatggacaATGGAGAGTttaataaattttgctatattttataaatagtttcagtaataatttgttattttggaaaacatctctaataataataataaaaaaaaagataaaattatttTGAGAAAGGTAAATTGAAAATAATTGATAGTAAACAGCCATATTTTAGCAAATCCATAGTATTGAGATTGAGCTGTAATGTAATGggtcttttatttatttatatattaggaaaCTATTTTAAGGAAAGCTCCTAATTTCAGGTTTTATTTTGATCTCATGATTCGTTCACCTCACCAATCCAAACTAACTTTTCATTATCCACCAACTTTTTCACAAAACTAAACTTTATCCCAAACTCCTTTTCTATttagtaaatttaaaagtaaaatataCTTATATTTTCATAATGAACCAACATATAACAAACTTTTAGTTTCTCCCTAAACTCttattatttaataaacaagtatctatcattgtctatttctatataatataatattcttcaatattttgtaaataattttagcaattttgtcattttcaataattttctaaaaatatatgtCATTAAttagtgtgtatatatatatatatatatagctacattttctaactattttcaatattttgctatttccTAAAATTTATCCATTTTCCGTTGGAAAATAGTAATTatcatttgatttttaaacTATACAATAAAAATCTATTACTTGTTTATATGATCAACATGAACATGTTATACTTTGCTTAAAAGAATATTCAACATTAAGTGAATATCTATATATCACCAACCAAAACTTAAAAGGTTTTAATTTTCGTATTAATCTACATAAATACGCATAAAAAGGAAACATACATATTAAATATGCTAAGGTTGTAACCTTGACTACTCTTTGAAAACTAATCATATTAGGACCCATTTAATTATcaattcttcttcttattattattttcttaccTAAGTTGGGTTGtggattttctttaaaaagaaacaacattaaaaagaaaaaaaaaaagaagaaacatttATGGTAAGCTTAGTTTagtattaattatttttctatctAGGCATTGGATTTTGTATTAtaggtttttaaattttagttaagaattaaaatatttttttgaaatagaaaatcaatacaattaattaaaagcatttgcattataattatttttaaataagtaTCTAAAATTTATTGCCCAAAGAAGTGGTCAATGAAATggtttaaaaatgtaaaatataaaaacataatgaaataaaaaaaaataaacccaaaattcaaaggaaagaaaccaaaattccttcttttttttttttttttttctctaacatTAGTATGTCTCAACTGGCTTCCCCAACTTTTAgtatcaaattcaatattagattattattaaaaaaataataataaaacaaaatatttttaaatataggaAAATGATTGAATAGAAATTATGGTGTAtatgaatatgaaattttggTATGTTTGATAAATCCGGAGGGTTTTTACATATGTTTCtgataataaatattaaaatatatttatttttgacAAATCCAAGTAGGATAGATTAAGGAGAAAGTTGGCAGCTAATTTAATTTAATGGTGAGATTAACAGAATCCCCCAAATAAAAtgccttttttattttaaataaaaaagaaattgtttaTTTGGTTAACCTTTCAATTTGTTTTGTTTCTGTGGACAAAGTCAAAAgaattctattttctttttctctcttcctctcttctTCTCTCCCCCCTCTCTCCCATTCATGGTGGATCTTCCTCAAGCTCTTGGCATCTCCTTTCGAAATTTCTGCAAATCCTACAAATCCTTCTTCAAAAAATGGCATTCTAAGGTCAAGAATTCCAAGAAGGATACTGATAATGTCGTTGATACTAAACACGACGACGCTACCTCCGATGCCATCCACAATCATTCACCTTCCAaggtatatatattatatacatatatgttttcAAAACGCTTTTAGGATTTATCAGATCGATCCTTGTTATTtctcttcttgtttttttttttttaattacggattttcttttttgttgttattttgGTCTCTACGCTTGATCAAAATTAGATGGAAAGGAGGGCGAAGCCCTGACTTATTAGCCGTTTATTAATCGTATATAAACGTTGATTTTCAGGATCATGAAGAAATTAAGAAGAAGGAAGGACCGAGACCGACGACGACGACGAGAGGCGTTCATAGCTTTAGATATGGAGGTCGGAGTCTGAGAGAGAATGATACGACGAGTTTCAGGCCTCGAAGCTATGACAGTGGATACTCTACTCTTTCACGGAATGCGAGTAGGAGAGGTCAAAATCCGGCGTCGACGTCGTCGTCTCTATTTCGGAGCGTGAGCCGGAGGAGCAATGAGTCGATGCCGTCACGAGTGAGCAGCGGGAGAAGGAGTATAGATTCTATTTCGTCTTCTCCACTGTTGTCGAAAAGTGGTAGCCGGAGGAGCACGACGCCGATCATGTTCTCGAATTCGTCCGGGGTGCTTAAGGCGGCGCCGATCGAGAAGCAGCTTGAATGCACACTGGAGGAGCTGTGCTTTGGGTGCATGAAGAAAATTAAGGTCACAAGAGATCTCCTCTTGATCAACGGGTTTgtcctcttcttcttttataaAACCCTACATACCattattttccttctttctttctttcattattattattattattacttaatatataaaattagaGATTATATATAACATTCAACCAGCAACCTTCAAAAGTTATTTGGTTTAGGACATTGCATTTCATTTTCTAATTTCATGTTTActatttctttttatcaataatatatttcttcttcttcttttttaatttaagtCTATATATCCTATAttttaagtaaattaaattttacCCCCCGCTTCCTTTTATTAAAAACGAATTTTTTTATCTACTTGCATTTTTACTCTAAATTTTCATCTCATATTTCAATTACTTcttaaaatgtttaaatttgaaaaaataattattttaagaaaaaatgattGAAAAACAATGTAGTTTAAAGAAAATATTCAAaaccaaaatattaaaaaagaatacatataaacatttataaaagaTCTAACATGGAtgtgtttaaaagaaaatatattccTAGAAAGcattattttcataaataatcaatctaaattaatttgaatataattgtaatttattATAATAGTTTTTTAGTGCGAAGATAGCAGGATAGGGGTGTTGAATGATGATCGCatgaaattataaattaattatctAAACTAGATCGAATGGATAAAGTAACTAACTATATTATTTAAGGATTATATGGATGATTCATCCCTAAATGTAATGAACTTATTATtctagaaaattattttaaattgtaaaacttttacaaatataataaaatatcataatgtATATGCAATGGATGGATGATATGGATGATGTATTCTTAAggaatattattaaaatatagaTAATGGATATTATAATGGATAGGCAAgcgatggaggaagaagaaacaTTGACAATAAAAGTAAAGCCAGGGTGGAGAAAGGGGACAAAGATAACATTTGAAGGAGGAACCGGGAATGAGAGGGCAGGGAGTTATCCAGCGGACACGTCGTTTGTGATAGCTGAAAAACGACACTCATATTTCAAAAGAGAAGGCGATGACTTGGAGTTAATGGTGGAGATCCCTCTATTGAAAGCTCTAACTGGTTGCACCATTCCAGTACCATTGTTGGGAGGAGAAACAATGAGCTTGGAGATACACGAAGTGGTTTCCCCTGGATACGAGAAGCTCATTCAAGGTCAAGGTATGCCTAAACTTAAAGATCCTAACAACAGAGGCAACTTGATTGTCAAGTTTTTCGTTCACTTTCCAACTCAATTAACTCCCCAACAACGATCTGATGTTTGTCGAATTTTAGAGGCTTCTCACTATtctagttaaaaaaaaaaccaatttgGCTTTATTAGGATTTCACTCtataaatttttttctctttcctttttttcttttgtcccCTTTCTTTCCTTCTTATGTTTGATTGATTGTAATTTGTATTTTGGCTTTTGGCTTTTGGCTTTTGGCTTTTAAGTGAAAAAAATGCATTCTTTATATGATGACACTATTCAGTCAACTTCAACTCACTAGGGCTAACTCTCTTTGGATTGTTGGGCTTTTTAGTCCTCATACTGCTTTTATCATCCTTTAGAGTTTGATTGGTTTACTCAAATAATCCCCAAATTATGAATGATGTTCGTTAAGTTTTATAATTTGTGGAAAACTTTGAAATGTATACTTATGAAGTACACTCAATCTTTATTATATTGAAAATCTACGTTCagaaaataaatttcaatttttgtttagGAACAAGAAATAATAGTTATGATTGAaattgatattatattaaaataagTTGGGGCAAGGACGAGAAGAATTTTCTAATCCCAAGTCTTTGTTTGGATTAAGAATAAAATTTGAGTAATGGTAGAACTTTTAAATCATTCCACCAATTTTATTATAACCCGATATAATCACTAATAATcatcaaataaaataatgtCTCAATCTTCCACTCatgattattgaaaaataaagataagagTGAAAATGCATTCTAAAGATGTAATTTTCCGATGGCAAAATGACAAATTCACAAACGTTTTCCTAATtataaaatgaacaaaaaaaataatagtaaaaacAAGCATAAGGCCAACTAGCATacggtatatattggtgacTAAGAGCCTAGATTCCAATCTCTAATCCCATAAGCAACTAtgctatttattttaataattttttttttcaagattactTTTACAAGAATCAATCTAcagattttattattattattattattattattattattattgaatatacTTCTAAATTCTCTTAGTGAGTTGTAAAGTTAAAAATTAACACTATTGATTCATTAAATACGGCACAACTTTGAAAATTAAGAGAGAGAAAACACAAGTTCACAAAGCAGCACATACAAGCGAAGAAGACAAATGTAAACAAGAAGAGTGTTAGAAGATGCTTACGCTTACGACCAACCAAGAAGAGCACGAATGAGTTCCAAGATGCCACCTCCAAGAAGAGCTTTAAGAAATCTTAGCTTTCCATCGGTGTAAGGCGGGTATCGCATTGGCACGTCACCCACGAAACTTCGATAAAGAACAGCCTTCTTATGGCTAAATGCATCAAATGAAAACTTCCCATGGTAAGCTCCCATTCCACTCTCCCCAACTCCTCCAAATGGTAGTGTGCTAACTGCTAGCTGCACATATGATCAAACAAAATTTGAGGA
This region of Cucumis melo cultivar AY chromosome 7, USDA_Cmelo_AY_1.0, whole genome shotgun sequence genomic DNA includes:
- the LOC103487597 gene encoding uncharacterized protein LOC103487597, translated to MVDLPQALGISFRNFCKSYKSFFKKWHSKVKNSKKDTDNVVDTKHDDATSDAIHNHSPSKDHEEIKKKEGPRPTTTTRGVHSFRYGGRSLRENDTTSFRPRSYDSGYSTLSRNASRRGQNPASTSSSLFRSVSRRSNESMPSRVSSGRRSIDSISSSPLLSKSGSRRSTTPIMFSNSSGVLKAAPIEKQLECTLEELCFGCMKKIKVTRDLLLINGQAMEEEETLTIKVKPGWRKGTKITFEGGTGNERAGSYPADTSFVIAEKRHSYFKREGDDLELMVEIPLLKALTGCTIPVPLLGGETMSLEIHEVVSPGYEKLIQGQGMPKLKDPNNRGNLIVKFFVHFPTQLTPQQRSDVCRILEASHYSS